In the Haloferula helveola genome, one interval contains:
- a CDS encoding FAD-dependent oxidoreductase: MDSKHIVIIGGVAGGASAAARARRHSETARITVIERGPDVSFANCGLPYHIGGEISDRDELALQTPDSLRQLLNLEVLTLTEATAIDPNARSVTLRSLSDGTESSIGYDQLILSPGASPLRPPIPGIDNERILTLRNLEDMDRIMSAMPETRKVGIVGGGFIGLEMAEQLAHLGKEVVLVELQPQVLPQLDAEMVRPLQRELRHHGVELILGDGINGFARSDSGVVAQLGSGRSVECDLVILSIGVRPESDLARAAGIELGPRGHITVDSFQRTSAPDVYAVGDVCESPDPLVGGHVGIALGGPANRQGRTAADHIFLGDRALPYPGSIGTSIVRVFGLEAGVTGASEKRLSAAGIRYKAVTVNGPSHASYFPGAETITLKLLWSPEDGRILGGEAVGRDGVDKRLDVLATAIRGRLTIDDLVHLELAYAPPFGSAKDVINTAGFAATNIRDGFLVPVQTLEEAKGHVIVDVRPAAAAAALPVPDSVNIPLPSLRSRLGEIDKSKPVYTVCQMGKTSYFAARILANHGYDARSILGGAHHQAPRPND; encoded by the coding sequence ATGGATTCGAAGCATATCGTGATCATAGGCGGTGTTGCCGGAGGAGCTTCCGCCGCAGCCCGCGCACGCAGACACAGCGAGACCGCAAGAATCACGGTCATCGAACGAGGGCCGGATGTTTCGTTCGCGAATTGCGGACTCCCCTACCACATCGGTGGCGAGATTTCCGATCGCGATGAACTCGCGCTACAGACACCCGACTCCCTGCGGCAACTTCTCAACCTTGAGGTGCTGACGCTTACCGAAGCGACCGCCATCGATCCGAACGCGCGAAGCGTCACCCTGCGGTCGCTGAGCGATGGCACCGAGTCATCGATCGGCTACGACCAGCTCATCCTCTCGCCGGGCGCTTCGCCGCTCCGCCCACCGATCCCAGGAATCGACAACGAGCGGATTCTGACCCTGCGGAATCTGGAGGACATGGACCGCATCATGTCCGCCATGCCCGAAACCCGAAAGGTCGGAATTGTGGGAGGAGGATTCATTGGTCTGGAGATGGCCGAGCAACTCGCCCACCTTGGCAAGGAAGTCGTATTGGTCGAGTTGCAGCCGCAGGTGCTTCCACAGCTTGATGCCGAGATGGTCCGGCCGCTTCAGCGTGAGCTCCGGCATCATGGAGTCGAACTGATCCTCGGCGACGGCATCAACGGCTTTGCCCGTTCCGACTCCGGCGTCGTCGCGCAACTCGGCAGTGGCCGGAGTGTGGAATGCGATCTCGTGATCCTCTCCATCGGTGTTCGGCCGGAAAGTGACCTCGCGCGAGCTGCGGGCATTGAACTCGGACCGAGAGGACACATCACGGTCGATTCGTTCCAACGCACGAGCGCGCCAGACGTGTATGCTGTCGGTGATGTCTGTGAGTCTCCCGATCCCCTTGTCGGCGGGCATGTCGGAATCGCTCTCGGCGGACCCGCGAACCGGCAAGGCCGCACGGCTGCGGATCACATCTTCCTTGGGGATCGGGCTCTCCCGTATCCGGGGTCGATCGGCACTTCGATCGTGAGGGTCTTCGGTTTGGAGGCAGGTGTCACGGGAGCCAGCGAGAAGCGACTCTCGGCCGCTGGCATTCGCTACAAGGCCGTAACGGTAAACGGTCCTTCGCACGCTTCCTATTTTCCGGGAGCGGAAACGATCACACTGAAACTGCTCTGGTCGCCGGAGGATGGCCGAATTCTTGGTGGCGAAGCGGTTGGGCGGGACGGTGTCGACAAGCGTCTCGACGTGCTTGCGACTGCCATCCGGGGTCGTCTGACTATCGATGATCTCGTCCACCTGGAACTCGCCTACGCACCACCGTTCGGTAGCGCGAAGGATGTCATCAACACCGCCGGTTTTGCCGCCACCAACATCCGCGATGGGTTCCTTGTTCCCGTCCAGACACTTGAGGAAGCGAAAGGACACGTGATCGTCGATGTGCGCCCGGCCGCCGCTGCTGCCGCCTTGCCGGTGCCGGATTCGGTCAACATTCCCCTTCCAAGCTTGCGGAGCCGTCTCGGAGAGATCGACAAGTCGAAGCCGGTCTACACCGTTTGCCAGATGGGCAAGACAAGCTACTTCGCCGCCCGCATCCTCGCCAACCATGGCTACGATGCCCGCAGTATCCTTGGCGGCGCCCATCATCAGGCACCACGCCCGAACGATTGA
- a CDS encoding sulfite exporter TauE/SafE family protein, with amino-acid sequence MNPLAIAGAVAIGLSLGLTGAGGSILTLPVLVYFAGLPPKEAVGVSLFIVGAAALAGAIQRWRSGEFHGRAALMFGAAGMAGAAVGARFTGMVSEKALMVSFAVLMLVVAVRMLKGRTGEAEPEPDCRPGRCLVAGTGTGLLTGFIGVGGGFLLMPALMRYARLPIRTATGTSLAVISVNSMVGWLSHLPTSGGHWSVTALFAALAIVGTLAGKALSAKLPAKRLKQGFAGLVLVVGIQVLWRSVIS; translated from the coding sequence ATGAATCCGCTTGCGATAGCGGGAGCGGTCGCCATCGGGCTTTCGCTCGGGCTGACTGGCGCCGGGGGGAGTATCCTGACGCTCCCCGTTCTGGTGTATTTCGCCGGGCTGCCGCCGAAAGAAGCGGTGGGCGTGAGTCTCTTCATCGTCGGAGCCGCCGCACTGGCAGGTGCGATCCAGAGATGGCGCTCGGGCGAGTTCCACGGCCGGGCAGCGCTCATGTTCGGTGCGGCAGGAATGGCGGGAGCCGCCGTCGGCGCACGCTTCACTGGTATGGTGTCGGAGAAGGCTCTCATGGTGAGCTTCGCCGTGCTGATGTTGGTGGTCGCCGTTCGGATGTTGAAGGGCCGTACTGGTGAGGCCGAGCCCGAGCCCGACTGCCGTCCGGGACGCTGTCTCGTGGCCGGCACCGGAACCGGTCTGCTCACCGGTTTCATCGGCGTAGGGGGTGGATTCCTGTTGATGCCTGCCCTGATGCGCTACGCCCGGCTGCCGATCCGTACCGCGACCGGGACCTCACTGGCCGTCATCTCCGTCAATTCGATGGTGGGATGGCTTTCCCATCTGCCGACCAGCGGTGGCCACTGGTCCGTAACGGCTCTCTTCGCCGCCTTGGCAATTGTCGGAACGTTGGCAGGAAAGGCGCTATCGGCCAAATTGCCAGCGAAGCGGCTGAAGCAGGGGTTTGCGGGGCTGGTTCTGGTGGTAGGCATTCAGGTCCTGTGGAGGTCGGTGATTTCCTGA
- a CDS encoding MBL fold metallo-hydrolase, protein MFLRQITDSSLAQNAYLIGCQRTGEAVVIDPERDVDRYIRIAEENDLRLSAVADTHIHADYLTGARELIERHKAKGYLSAEGGEEWQFEWAKGQEGVTLLHDGDSFRVGNIEIKAILTPGHTPEHMSFLVIDHGSGAKEPMAILSGDFIFVGDVGRPDLLESAAGQAGAMEPSARVLFESLRRTSELPGFLQVLPAHGAGSACGKALGAVPTSVLDYERRHNAAFRLALEGEENEFVGTILDGQPEPPLYFARMKRDNRSGPALLPDGKLPEPSRIQAGDLANWIGAERRTILDLRRDRAAFMERHLQGALFAPIGGSHFSFAAGSYVDEDDEILLLVEDDEDVDQAVRELVRIGLDRVVAWIPVVEALKDDALAQRIRRIPTSELASSMDADEGSSVIDVRGAGEHAARHVKGSINVAHTRLAARLDEVPSEGTLLVHCASGMRASLAAAYLASTGREVVHVDGPFGEVPDAVME, encoded by the coding sequence ATGTTCCTGCGACAAATCACGGATTCCTCTCTGGCGCAAAACGCCTATCTCATCGGATGCCAGCGAACCGGTGAGGCGGTTGTGATCGACCCGGAGCGCGATGTGGATCGTTACATCCGTATCGCGGAGGAGAACGACCTTCGCTTGAGTGCGGTCGCCGATACCCACATTCATGCGGACTATCTGACCGGGGCCCGTGAGCTCATCGAACGGCACAAGGCCAAGGGTTATCTCTCCGCAGAGGGTGGAGAGGAGTGGCAGTTCGAATGGGCCAAGGGCCAAGAAGGTGTGACCCTTCTCCATGACGGCGATTCCTTCCGCGTCGGCAATATCGAGATCAAGGCGATCCTCACTCCGGGCCATACGCCTGAGCACATGAGTTTCCTTGTGATCGACCATGGCAGTGGAGCGAAGGAGCCGATGGCGATCCTCAGTGGCGACTTCATCTTCGTTGGAGACGTGGGCCGCCCTGATCTACTTGAGAGCGCAGCCGGTCAGGCGGGCGCGATGGAACCCTCGGCGCGAGTGCTGTTCGAGAGCCTTCGCCGAACTTCGGAACTCCCCGGATTTCTTCAGGTGCTGCCTGCCCATGGTGCGGGCAGTGCGTGTGGCAAAGCCCTCGGCGCGGTTCCGACCAGCGTGCTCGACTACGAACGCCGTCACAACGCGGCGTTCCGGCTCGCGCTGGAAGGGGAGGAGAACGAATTCGTCGGCACGATCCTTGATGGACAACCCGAGCCTCCTCTTTACTTCGCACGCATGAAGCGCGACAACCGCTCGGGTCCCGCGCTGCTGCCGGATGGGAAACTTCCGGAACCTTCCCGAATTCAGGCCGGAGATTTGGCAAATTGGATCGGAGCGGAACGACGGACCATTCTGGATCTGCGACGGGATCGGGCAGCGTTTATGGAACGGCATCTCCAAGGCGCGCTCTTCGCACCTATCGGCGGAAGCCACTTCTCCTTCGCCGCCGGGTCCTATGTGGATGAGGACGACGAAATCCTGCTTTTGGTCGAAGACGACGAGGATGTCGATCAGGCCGTCCGGGAGTTGGTTCGGATCGGGCTCGACCGGGTCGTCGCATGGATACCCGTTGTGGAGGCATTGAAAGACGACGCGCTCGCCCAGCGGATCCGACGGATCCCGACCAGCGAGCTCGCGAGCTCCATGGATGCCGATGAGGGAAGCTCCGTCATCGATGTCCGAGGGGCGGGCGAACACGCAGCCCGGCATGTGAAGGGCTCCATCAATGTCGCCCATACCCGGCTGGCTGCCCGTCTTGATGAGGTTCCCTCCGAAGGCACCCTGTTGGTTCATTGTGCAAGCGGGATGCGTGCGTCCCTAGCGGCGGCCTATCTCGCGAGCACCGGCCGCGAGGTCGTCCATGTCGACGGGCCGTTCGGAGAGGTACCCGACGCAGTCATGGAATGA
- a CDS encoding rhodanese-like domain-containing protein codes for MKIQPKQLKDEIEQGGVTLIDVRTPAEFGEVHIEGSQLMPLDRLKADEVKGDSCVLVCRSGKRAAQAKEKLESAGCGNLRVLEGGVTAWEAAGLPVNRGKAVLSLERQVRITAGVLVLIGVILGTWVHAGFYGLAAFVGAGLTFAGITDWCGMAMLLAKAPWNQRGSHCGDSTACSV; via the coding sequence ATGAAGATCCAACCGAAACAACTGAAGGACGAGATCGAACAGGGGGGTGTCACGCTGATCGACGTGCGGACACCTGCCGAGTTCGGCGAAGTGCACATTGAAGGATCCCAACTGATGCCGCTCGATCGGCTCAAGGCGGACGAGGTGAAGGGCGATTCCTGCGTTCTTGTATGTCGGTCCGGAAAGCGTGCAGCGCAGGCGAAGGAAAAGCTCGAGTCGGCCGGGTGCGGGAACCTACGGGTGCTCGAAGGAGGAGTGACCGCATGGGAGGCGGCGGGCTTGCCCGTGAACCGGGGGAAGGCCGTGCTCTCATTGGAGCGGCAGGTGCGCATCACCGCCGGCGTGCTGGTCCTCATTGGGGTGATTTTGGGCACGTGGGTGCATGCCGGCTTCTACGGCTTGGCCGCATTTGTCGGTGCCGGTCTGACCTTTGCGGGAATCACCGACTGGTGCGGAATGGCCATGCTACTCGCGAAAGCCCCGTGGAACCAACGCGGTAGCCATTGCGGAGATTCTACGGCCTGTTCGGTCTAA
- a CDS encoding metalloregulator ArsR/SmtB family transcription factor: MAELERVATFFRAFSEPTRLALLQELKSGPCSVGELVALLPTTQANVSKQLKILHDAGLIERRKEGTSVIYSVAEPVVMELCRIACDKLNREARPKKLQF, translated from the coding sequence ATGGCAGAGCTGGAGCGCGTCGCGACCTTCTTTCGCGCCTTTTCCGAACCAACCCGACTGGCACTTCTGCAGGAGCTGAAATCCGGGCCATGCTCCGTCGGCGAACTTGTAGCGCTTCTTCCCACCACGCAGGCCAATGTGTCCAAGCAGCTCAAGATCCTCCACGATGCGGGGCTGATTGAGAGGCGCAAGGAGGGCACGAGCGTGATCTACTCGGTCGCCGAGCCGGTCGTGATGGAGCTCTGCAGGATCGCCTGCGACAAGCTCAACCGGGAAGCCCGACCGAAGAAGCTGCAATTCTGA
- the purB gene encoding adenylosuccinate lyase, with protein MIPNVLAERYASPALQDIWSAEGRIVLEREFWIAVMKAQRDLGLDIPAEAIAAYESCKDQVDTASIMERERVTRHDVKARIEEFNGLAGHEHVHKGMTSRDLTENVEQLQVFRSLQIIRDKSVATLARLSRRAQQWADLVITARTHNVAAQPTTFGKRLAMFGEEMLSAHAALQDLVDRYPVRGLKGAVGTQMDQLSLFDGDAAKVAELEKRVVAHLGMPAVWTNVGQVYPRSLDFRSVAALTDLASGPSSMAKTLRLMAGHETASEGFAPGQTGSSAMPHKMNSRSCERVNGFHVILKGHLAMASGLAGDQWNEGDVSCSVVRRVMLPDAFFAIDGLFETFLTILDQMDAYPAVIRRENTHYLPFLMTTTIMMEAVKAGVGRETAHKAIKEHAVATVNDLRAGKVSTNNLVERLAGDERIPLTIEELSGIVAAGESNAGAAAAQVQGFVENVNRLAEAYPAAAAYQPGSIL; from the coding sequence GTGATTCCGAACGTCCTCGCCGAACGCTACGCCTCCCCCGCCCTACAAGACATCTGGTCCGCCGAGGGGCGGATTGTGCTCGAGAGAGAGTTCTGGATTGCCGTGATGAAGGCCCAGCGGGACCTCGGCCTGGACATCCCCGCCGAGGCCATCGCGGCCTACGAGTCGTGCAAGGATCAGGTGGATACCGCGTCGATCATGGAGCGGGAACGGGTCACCCGACACGACGTCAAGGCACGCATCGAGGAGTTCAACGGGCTCGCGGGCCACGAGCATGTTCACAAGGGAATGACTTCCCGGGACCTCACGGAGAATGTGGAACAGCTGCAGGTCTTCCGTTCCCTGCAGATCATTCGCGACAAATCCGTCGCCACGCTTGCCCGGCTCTCCCGCAGGGCCCAGCAGTGGGCCGATCTGGTCATCACCGCGCGCACCCACAACGTCGCGGCGCAACCGACCACTTTCGGGAAACGGCTGGCGATGTTCGGTGAAGAAATGCTCTCCGCACACGCCGCGCTTCAGGACCTCGTCGACCGATACCCGGTTCGCGGTCTGAAGGGTGCGGTCGGAACGCAGATGGACCAGCTTTCCCTGTTCGACGGAGACGCCGCGAAGGTTGCCGAACTCGAAAAGCGGGTCGTCGCCCACCTCGGGATGCCGGCAGTTTGGACAAATGTCGGCCAAGTCTATCCCCGGTCACTCGACTTCCGTTCGGTGGCTGCCCTCACCGACCTTGCCAGCGGACCCTCGTCGATGGCCAAGACCCTGCGCCTGATGGCCGGACACGAAACGGCGAGCGAAGGATTTGCGCCGGGGCAGACCGGTTCCAGTGCGATGCCCCACAAGATGAACTCGCGCTCCTGCGAACGGGTCAACGGATTCCATGTGATCCTCAAGGGACACCTCGCCATGGCATCAGGTCTTGCGGGTGACCAGTGGAACGAGGGAGATGTTTCCTGCTCGGTGGTCCGGCGGGTGATGCTGCCAGACGCGTTCTTCGCGATCGACGGTCTCTTCGAGACGTTCCTGACGATCCTCGACCAGATGGATGCCTACCCCGCGGTGATCCGGAGGGAGAACACCCACTATCTCCCTTTCCTTATGACGACGACGATCATGATGGAGGCCGTGAAGGCGGGCGTCGGCAGGGAGACTGCGCACAAGGCGATCAAGGAGCATGCCGTCGCAACGGTGAACGATCTACGGGCCGGCAAGGTCTCGACCAACAATCTTGTCGAACGGCTTGCGGGTGATGAACGCATCCCGCTCACGATCGAGGAGCTCTCGGGAATCGTTGCTGCCGGCGAGAGCAACGCGGGCGCAGCCGCCGCGCAGGTTCAGGGATTCGTGGAGAACGTCAACCGACTTGCCGAGGCCTACCCCGCAGCGGCGGCGTATCAACCCGGCTCCATCCTTTGA
- a CDS encoding RsmE family RNA methyltransferase — protein MARFFLDPGDWSGASALTGAEAAHCARVMRADIGDRVEVFDGAGRSASAIVTSVSKSRVDLELGEIVEEPYPQVPVHLVIAVLKGKAMDLLIQKAVELGASSIIPVVCERTIPRKESGQTEKWRRTVLEACKQSGRSRMPEIAPLATFADAVDRSPEPAELRVIASLAEGAQPSREVIGPQERPQSLWILVGPEGDFTASETQRALETGWRPVSLGNHVLRSETAAMFLLSAAAYEFQ, from the coding sequence ATGGCCCGCTTCTTCCTCGATCCGGGTGACTGGAGTGGAGCAAGCGCACTGACAGGCGCGGAAGCTGCCCATTGCGCCCGGGTCATGCGGGCCGACATTGGGGACCGTGTTGAGGTCTTCGATGGAGCGGGGCGGTCGGCGTCGGCGATCGTTACCTCGGTGTCGAAGTCGCGGGTCGATCTCGAACTCGGCGAAATCGTTGAGGAACCATACCCCCAAGTGCCGGTGCATCTTGTCATCGCTGTGCTCAAGGGAAAGGCGATGGACTTGCTGATCCAAAAGGCCGTCGAACTCGGCGCGTCCTCGATCATCCCCGTCGTTTGCGAACGCACCATCCCGAGAAAGGAATCCGGACAGACCGAAAAATGGCGGAGGACGGTGCTTGAGGCGTGCAAGCAGAGCGGGCGTAGCCGCATGCCGGAGATTGCCCCCTTGGCAACGTTTGCCGATGCAGTGGATCGGAGCCCTGAGCCGGCCGAACTGAGGGTCATCGCTTCGTTGGCGGAGGGCGCCCAACCGAGTCGGGAAGTCATTGGGCCTCAAGAGCGACCACAGAGTTTGTGGATTCTGGTGGGTCCGGAGGGCGATTTCACAGCCAGCGAGACCCAACGAGCGCTTGAAACGGGCTGGCGCCCCGTAAGTCTCGGGAATCACGTTCTCCGCAGCGAGACCGCAGCCATGTTCCTCCTGTCCGCCGCGGCCTACGAATTTCAGTAG
- the dnaJ gene encoding molecular chaperone DnaJ has product MADRDFYEVLGVARDASPDEIKKAYRKLAVKFHPDKNPGDSEAEEKFKELGHAYEVLSDADKRAAYDRYGHQAFAGAGAGGGFGGGGFGGFHDPMDLFSQVFGNAFGGGFEEFFGGGRRTRSGKQRGSDLRYDLEISLEESAKGSEKELEIEHQLPCGRCSATGSKNGGGSRPCTTCGGRGVVARQAGIFIQQTTCPECRGAGETVTDPCTDCHGEGRVQKPSRIKIRIPAGVEDGTRLRSSGNGDAGVRGGTPGDLYVFLHVREHDVFEREGSDLYCRMPLPFSTAALGGELEVPTLDGKASIRIPPGTQGGTLFRLKERGMPVLSGGRKGDLHVEVQVEVPTRLNTDQQAKLREFSESIGEHNSPMQESFFEKAKRFFGT; this is encoded by the coding sequence ATGGCGGATCGAGATTTTTACGAGGTCCTCGGAGTCGCACGCGATGCGAGCCCGGATGAGATCAAGAAGGCCTACCGCAAGCTGGCGGTGAAATTTCACCCGGACAAGAATCCGGGGGACTCCGAGGCGGAGGAAAAGTTCAAGGAGCTCGGCCATGCCTACGAGGTGTTGAGTGATGCCGACAAGCGGGCAGCCTACGACCGCTACGGCCATCAGGCGTTCGCCGGTGCGGGAGCGGGTGGTGGTTTCGGTGGTGGCGGCTTCGGCGGTTTCCACGATCCGATGGACCTCTTCTCGCAGGTCTTCGGGAACGCGTTCGGTGGCGGCTTCGAGGAGTTTTTCGGTGGTGGCCGGCGCACGCGATCCGGCAAGCAGCGGGGTAGTGACCTTCGCTACGACCTCGAAATCTCGCTTGAGGAGTCGGCCAAGGGTTCTGAGAAGGAACTGGAGATCGAGCACCAGCTCCCCTGTGGCCGATGCTCGGCGACCGGTTCGAAGAATGGCGGTGGCTCGCGTCCGTGCACTACCTGCGGCGGACGCGGCGTGGTTGCCCGCCAGGCCGGAATCTTCATCCAGCAAACGACCTGCCCGGAGTGCCGGGGAGCGGGTGAGACGGTCACCGACCCGTGCACGGACTGTCACGGCGAGGGCAGGGTCCAGAAGCCGAGCCGGATCAAGATTCGGATTCCGGCCGGAGTCGAAGACGGCACGCGTCTACGTTCGTCCGGGAATGGCGACGCAGGAGTTCGGGGAGGAACCCCCGGCGACCTTTACGTCTTCCTGCACGTCCGGGAGCACGATGTGTTCGAGCGGGAGGGGAGTGACCTTTACTGCCGCATGCCGTTGCCGTTCAGCACGGCCGCGCTCGGCGGCGAACTGGAAGTCCCCACCCTTGACGGAAAGGCGTCCATCCGGATTCCACCCGGCACCCAAGGAGGCACCCTGTTCCGTCTCAAGGAACGTGGGATGCCGGTCTTGTCCGGAGGACGGAAGGGTGACCTCCATGTCGAAGTGCAGGTCGAGGTGCCGACACGGCTGAACACCGACCAGCAGGCCAAACTGCGGGAATTCTCGGAATCAATCGGCGAGCACAACTCGCCCATGCAGGAATCCTTCTTCGAAAAGGCGAAGCGCTTTTTCGGCACCTGA
- the grpE gene encoding nucleotide exchange factor GrpE yields the protein MNSSDPDVKTEEEEEVPVNPELSEETPAAEVDPETDEQDPYAALEQDVLKWKELAMRTAADLENFRKRAAREREESVRYANQSLLEELLPILDNFEMGMQAAAQEKDSMVFVGMDMVRKQLNEFLSGSGVTEVPAEGLEFDPNLHEAVSQEESSEVEEGKVIRVVRRGYTLRDRLLRPASVVVSKSPEAKPD from the coding sequence ATGAATTCGAGCGATCCCGACGTGAAAACCGAGGAGGAAGAGGAAGTTCCCGTGAATCCGGAGCTGTCGGAAGAGACGCCCGCCGCTGAGGTGGATCCGGAGACCGATGAGCAGGATCCCTATGCGGCTCTTGAGCAGGATGTCCTGAAGTGGAAGGAGCTCGCGATGCGTACCGCCGCCGATTTGGAAAACTTCCGGAAGCGGGCCGCGCGGGAGCGGGAAGAGTCCGTTCGCTACGCGAACCAGTCGCTGCTCGAGGAACTTCTGCCGATCCTCGATAACTTCGAGATGGGGATGCAGGCGGCGGCTCAGGAGAAGGATTCGATGGTCTTCGTCGGGATGGATATGGTGAGAAAGCAGCTCAACGAGTTCCTTTCGGGAAGCGGTGTTACCGAGGTTCCTGCCGAAGGGCTCGAGTTCGACCCGAACCTGCACGAGGCGGTCTCCCAAGAGGAAAGTTCGGAAGTCGAGGAGGGTAAGGTGATCCGTGTTGTCCGCCGGGGCTACACGCTGCGTGATCGCCTGTTGCGGCCCGCCAGCGTTGTCGTTTCGAAGTCACCGGAAGCGAAGCCCGACTGA
- a CDS encoding GAF domain-containing SpoIIE family protein phosphatase: MPDLPHLIAYAVFVVLLGALAIILIRLQRKVRRKKALLRSFEGEEARMFEFLHNLGVSIGAETSSIGLYRIIVEGLDEVVKARGGALYLLDESGEMLQPKYLSENCPALVGVPLEVRKKAERDSRAMDSYLRLSQVPADQGVFGAVLSSGQAIHFGDVRSHESFRDAFLGYGGGEVAALVAPLRHAGKDIGVLAVARTREDGKFSANDFAVFRSAAEQSAFALGNALVYKDAHEKRQFESEIRNASEVQRVLLPQADPVIPGFRVAGTNVPARIISGDYYDHLDLDNGLHGVVIADVSGKGVAAGLMMAMCRSVLRCRAGSLANPVEVLAAVNRQLFPDIREDMFISLYYGVIDSESGTIRVARAGHDAALLFRAKDRTVEEIKPPGLALGVDEGDVFERVTKMRELTLDAGDCLLFYTDGVKEAVDDRGEEFGMVRLRTSFLENAVLGAEATIAGIQRDLRQFGGEAPQMDDITLLVLERR, encoded by the coding sequence ATGCCCGACCTTCCCCACCTCATTGCCTACGCCGTCTTCGTTGTCCTGCTGGGGGCGCTGGCGATCATTCTGATCCGGCTGCAACGGAAGGTGCGGCGCAAGAAGGCGCTGCTGAGGTCATTCGAGGGAGAAGAGGCCCGGATGTTCGAGTTTCTGCACAATCTCGGCGTCTCAATCGGTGCCGAGACCAGCTCGATCGGGCTCTACCGCATCATCGTCGAGGGCCTTGACGAAGTGGTGAAGGCCCGGGGTGGGGCGCTCTATCTTCTGGATGAGAGCGGCGAGATGCTCCAGCCGAAGTATCTGTCGGAGAATTGCCCGGCGCTGGTCGGCGTCCCGCTTGAGGTCCGCAAGAAAGCGGAAAGGGACTCGAGGGCGATGGACAGCTACCTACGATTGTCGCAGGTCCCGGCAGATCAGGGCGTCTTCGGAGCGGTCCTTTCCTCCGGCCAGGCGATCCACTTCGGTGACGTGAGATCGCATGAGTCGTTTCGGGACGCATTTCTCGGCTATGGTGGTGGAGAGGTTGCCGCACTGGTGGCGCCCCTGCGGCACGCCGGCAAGGATATCGGGGTGCTGGCTGTCGCGAGGACGAGAGAGGACGGGAAATTCTCGGCCAATGATTTCGCGGTGTTCCGGTCTGCTGCCGAGCAGTCGGCCTTCGCGCTCGGCAATGCCCTCGTCTACAAGGACGCGCACGAGAAGCGGCAGTTCGAGAGCGAAATCCGGAACGCGAGCGAAGTGCAACGGGTGCTGCTGCCTCAGGCCGATCCGGTGATTCCCGGCTTCCGGGTCGCCGGTACCAATGTGCCTGCGCGCATCATCAGCGGCGACTACTACGACCACCTCGATCTCGACAACGGACTCCATGGCGTCGTCATCGCCGATGTCTCGGGGAAGGGGGTCGCGGCGGGATTGATGATGGCGATGTGCCGGAGCGTGCTCCGCTGCCGCGCAGGCTCACTCGCGAATCCCGTGGAAGTTCTCGCCGCGGTGAACCGGCAGCTCTTTCCCGACATCCGGGAGGACATGTTCATCAGCCTCTACTACGGTGTGATCGATTCCGAAAGCGGGACCATACGGGTCGCCCGCGCCGGACATGACGCCGCTCTCCTGTTCCGGGCGAAGGACCGGACCGTCGAGGAAATCAAGCCCCCCGGTCTCGCGCTGGGCGTCGACGAGGGCGACGTCTTCGAGCGGGTGACGAAGATGCGCGAACTGACGTTGGACGCGGGAGATTGCCTCTTGTTCTACACCGACGGGGTCAAGGAGGCGGTCGACGACCGCGGCGAGGAATTTGGCATGGTCCGGCTCCGTACCTCATTTCTCGAGAACGCGGTGCTCGGGGCCGAAGCGACGATAGCCGGAATCCAGAGGGATCTCCGGCAATTCGGTGGCGAAGCGCCGCAAATGGATGACATCACGCTTCTGGTTCTGGAACGGCGTTGA
- a CDS encoding STAS domain-containing protein, with the protein MDKETGIKFGVLDGFTWIRCEGKGSFMQSPALKECTKQRQDEGEKYFVIDLQACTGMDSTFMGFLAGLSARVGRSDGWVHIASPGDRNRQSLEDLGLDCVLEISPPEAPWRGKADEIRQGLQPYVGKRLPGMSERARHVLEAHRTLANTNEDNAKKFAGVLQVLEKQASDDPETEG; encoded by the coding sequence GTGGATAAAGAGACTGGCATCAAGTTCGGCGTCCTCGACGGATTCACCTGGATCCGGTGCGAGGGCAAGGGTTCGTTCATGCAGAGTCCCGCCCTGAAGGAGTGCACCAAGCAGCGGCAGGACGAGGGCGAGAAGTACTTCGTCATCGACCTGCAGGCCTGCACGGGCATGGACTCGACCTTTATGGGCTTCCTCGCCGGTCTGTCTGCTAGGGTCGGTCGCAGCGACGGGTGGGTGCACATCGCCTCCCCGGGTGACAGGAACCGCCAGTCTCTTGAGGATCTCGGACTCGACTGCGTTCTGGAGATCTCGCCGCCCGAGGCACCTTGGCGTGGCAAGGCCGATGAGATCCGGCAGGGGCTCCAGCCCTATGTCGGGAAGCGGCTTCCGGGCATGAGCGAGCGGGCACGCCACGTGCTTGAGGCTCACCGAACTCTCGCCAATACCAACGAGGACAACGCGAAAAAGTTTGCCGGTGTCCTTCAGGTGCTTGAAAAGCAGGCCTCCGACGATCCGGAGACCGAAGGCTGA